The nucleotide window CCTGCTCGGCCACCTGGCCCTGGAACGACTCGGAATGGGGGTCCCAGGTGCCACCGGTCATCAGCAGCACCGGCTCGTGTTCGAGGTCGCAAATGGCTCGGGCCACGTTCAGCGAATTGGTCATCACCACCAGGCCGGGCTGGCGCCCCAGTTCGGGGATCATGGCTGCCGTGGTGCTGCCGCTGTCGATGATGATGCGCGCATGTTCGCGGATACGCCCGACGGCGGCACGCGCAATGGCCTTCTTGTAGGAAGACACAGGCTGGGCCGGCTCACCGAGCAGTTCTTGCGGCACCGGTACCGCACCGCCATAGCGCCGCAGCAACAGGCCGTTGGTTTCGAGGGCAGCGAGGTCTTTGCGAATGGTCACTTCCGACGTTTCGAAACGCTTGGCCAAGGCGTCCACGCTCACTTCACCCTGCTCGCTGAGCAAAGCCAGGATATTGTGCCGCCGCTGGGGCGTATTTCGTTTCGACATTCGCGCTTAAGTTTCGTTTCGAAAGATAATGGTTGCAATCAAAACCTAAGACGCTCGTTTCGTCAAGCAGTTGCTGCCCTGTGGATAGTTTCGTCAGATTTTGCGCTCCCACACCGGATTGCCGATCGGCCAATAAAAAAGCCGACTTATTCACATAAGTCGGCTTTCGATTGAACAGCTGTGAATAACTCAGCTCTTCTTGATTTTCTCCGGCCGCTTCCAGCCCGAGATATTGCGCTGGCGCGCACGACCCACAGCCAGGTCGGCGGCTTCCACGGTCTGGGTGATAGTCGAACCGGCTGCGGTGGTCGCGCCGGCCTTGATTTCCACAGGCGCCACCAGCGAGTTGTTCGAGCCGATGAACACGTCCTCGCCCATCACTGTCTTGAACTTGTTGGCGCCATCGTAGTTGCAGGTGATGGTGCCAGCGCCAATATTGGTGCGTGCACCGATTTCAGCATCGCCCAGGTAAGTCAGGTGACCGGCCTTGGCGCCTTCACCCAGGTGGGCGTTTTTCAGTTCGACGAAGTTACCCACATGGGCCTTGGCGTCCAGCACGCTGCCAGGGCGCAAGCGGGCGAACGGGCCGGCATCGCTGCCCTCGCCCATCACGGCGCCTTCAAGGTGGCTGTTGGCCTTGACCACCGCGCCTTTGCGCAGGGTGGTGTTCTTGATGACGCAGTTAGGGCCGATTTGCACATCGTCCTCGATGACCACTTTGCCTTCGAGAATCACGTTGATGTCGATCAGCACATCACGACCAACGGTCACTTCACCCCGTACATCGAAGCGCGCCGGGTCCCGCAGGGTCACACCCTGGGCCATCAGGCGGCGGCCTTCACGCAGCTGGTAATGACGCTCCAGCTCGGACAGCTGACGACGATCGTTGGCGCCCTGCACTTCCATCGGGTCGTGTGGCTGTTCAGTGGCCACCACCAGGCCGTCGGCCACTGCCATGGCGATGACGTCGGTCAGGTAGTACTCGCCTTGGGCGTTGTTGTTCGAGAGGCGGCCCATCCAGTCGGCCAGGCGCGCGGCTGGCAGCGCCAGAATACCGGTGTTGCCTTCCTTGATCGCTTTCTGCGCGTCGTTGGCGTCCTTGTGCTCAACGATGGCAGTCACCCGGCCTTGCTCGTCACGCACGATGCGACCGTAGCCGGTCGGGTCGTCGAGCGATACCGTAAGCAGGCCCAGCTGCTGTTCATTGGCCTTGGCCAACAGGCGTTGCAGGGTCTCCACTTCGATCAACGGTACATCGCCGTACAGCACCAGCACGGTGTCGGCGGTCACGGCCGGCAATGCCTGGGCTACCGCATGGCCGGTACCCAACTGTTTTTCCTGCATGACGAAGTTCAGGTCGTCAGCGGCCAGGCGCTCGCGAACCAGCTCGGCACCATGACCAATAACCACGTGGATACCTTGCGGCTGCAGCTGGCGCGCGCTGTGGATAACATGGCCGAGCATGGAGTTGCCGGCTACCGGGTGCAGCACCTTGGGCATAGCCGAGCGCATGCGGGTGCCTTGGCCGGCGGCGAGAATAACGATATCGAGTGACATTACTGGCTACCAATCCTGGGCGGTCAGTGAAAGACCGGGGGGAGAAAAATCAGAAAAAGAAAAAGGGTAGCCGAGGCTACCCTTTTACTCAATCGCAACAGAAGTTATCAGCCGAGGCCGATTACTTGCCTTTGCGCATTTGCTGGACGGTACGCAGCTGGGCTGCGGCCTCGGCCAGACGTGCGGCGGCGGCACTGTAGTCGAAGTCCGCG belongs to Pseudomonas putida NBRC 14164 and includes:
- the glmU gene encoding bifunctional UDP-N-acetylglucosamine diphosphorylase/glucosamine-1-phosphate N-acetyltransferase GlmU, which encodes MSLDIVILAAGQGTRMRSAMPKVLHPVAGNSMLGHVIHSARQLQPQGIHVVIGHGAELVRERLAADDLNFVMQEKQLGTGHAVAQALPAVTADTVLVLYGDVPLIEVETLQRLLAKANEQQLGLLTVSLDDPTGYGRIVRDEQGRVTAIVEHKDANDAQKAIKEGNTGILALPAARLADWMGRLSNNNAQGEYYLTDVIAMAVADGLVVATEQPHDPMEVQGANDRRQLSELERHYQLREGRRLMAQGVTLRDPARFDVRGEVTVGRDVLIDINVILEGKVVIEDDVQIGPNCVIKNTTLRKGAVVKANSHLEGAVMGEGSDAGPFARLRPGSVLDAKAHVGNFVELKNAHLGEGAKAGHLTYLGDAEIGARTNIGAGTITCNYDGANKFKTVMGEDVFIGSNNSLVAPVEIKAGATTAAGSTITQTVEAADLAVGRARQRNISGWKRPEKIKKS
- a CDS encoding DeoR/GlpR family DNA-binding transcription regulator yields the protein MSKRNTPQRRHNILALLSEQGEVSVDALAKRFETSEVTIRKDLAALETNGLLLRRYGGAVPVPQELLGEPAQPVSSYKKAIARAAVGRIREHARIIIDSGSTTAAMIPELGRQPGLVVMTNSLNVARAICDLEHEPVLLMTGGTWDPHSESFQGQVAEQVLRSYDFDQLFIGADGIDLGRGTTTFNELLGLSRVMAEVAREVIVMVESDKVGRKIPNLELPWGSVHTLITDERLPAAAREQIQARGINLICAAISQEQ